The genome window CTCTTGCTGTTGATGAAGCACTTTCCCTGCACGAGTTGATCAAGATAAAATTCAACGATTTTAAAGAAAGCGAGCAAAAGATCGTCCTTACCAATGAGCTTGCGATGAGGACGAACAGCTCCTTGGTAGGCATGATCGGACACACTGCCGCCTTGTACCGCCGGCAACCAGCTCCGGAGAAAAGGAAGATTGTATTACCCGTGAGAACCGGACGCAAGCAGGTTCGCACCCCTGCTGGAAGGGATAATTAGTTAGATATGATCGTAATAAATTTTATAAAATTCAGCGTAAAATATCCAGACGGCGGCTGATTGAGGTCTCAATTTCACAGTTCCGGGCGGCAGCGGAATAAATTCTTGAGCGACTGCTCCCGAACACCCGGATCGTTTTGAGTTTCCTTCTAAATTTCATCAAGGCAATTTCAATGTTGCTCGCAGTGCTAAGGCGAAACACCATAAGCAAGACGGTAACGGCAAAGCCTGTAAACAGCGTTCCGCAACAGCCTGTCAACCTCTATTTTGTAACGTCCGGGGATATGCCGTTTTACCTACATCGCTGATCTTCCGGTATTTTCAATGGTCTTGTCTATCACTACCCTTTTTCAAAACTTACTCAACAGTGACGCCAGGAACAATTTTTGTACGTGGTCCGCTGCCGAAATAGAAATTTTACCGTAGCAGCACAGTCCGATCTTTGTCTGTTTCGCTATTATAACGGTTATCTGCCTGTAAATAGCGGCAAATGAAAGATTTTATTTTTTTGGCGATTCTGCTATAGGGAGCAAAAATAATTGGGGGTTGTTTATGAAAATTGTACGGTTTTTAACAGAAAATGGAGATATTTGCCTTGGGTCGATAGATGAAAGCAGGCCTGGGGAGGCACTGGCGCTTGAAGGGGATCTGTTTGGAAATCTCGAAAAAACAAGCAAGATCAAGCGCATATCTCAACTGCTTTCTCCGCTCGCTCCGCCGAATATCCTAGCCGTTGGGCTGAATTACGGACGCCACGCCGAAGAGACAAAGGTCAGCCGCCCGGAAATACCGGTTTTGTTTATTAAGGCGACAACGAGTGTGATCGGTACAGGGGAAACGATCGTGCTGCCGGCGGCGGGGCCTGATCAAGTTGACTATGAGGCCGAACTGGCCATCGTAATCGGCAAAAAGGCGAAAAACGTCCGCCGGGAAGATGCCCTGCAATATGTGCTGGGATACAGTTGCGCCAATGACGTCAGCGCCAGGGACTGGCAGATTGAAAAACAGAAACGGCAGTGGTCGCGCGGCAAAAGCTTCGACACCTTCTGTCCATTGGGCCCCTGCATCGTTACCTGTGACGAAATTCCCACTCCCAATAATCTTCGCCTTTGTTCCATATTGAACGGCAAAATCATGCAGGATTCCAATACAGCAGACATGATTTTCGATATCCCGGCATTGATCAGCGATCTCAGCCAGTCACTTACTCTGCTTCCCGGTACGGTAATTCTGACGGGAACTCCGGAAGGAGTTGGATTTGCCAGAAAACCGCCGGTCTTTCTCAAAGATGGCGACGAGATCGTTATAGAAATAGAAAAGATAGGGCGTCTTGTCAACCGCGTGGGCACAGAAGCATGAAAACGGCGCCCCGCATTGCCCCTTGAATATTTTGCACCGTCTTGTCGTCAGGCACAGCTTGTTCATAAAAATATGGGACAGGGGTCTGCGACAAAAATGTGGGTATCATATACTTGTACTTGCAGAAACTTATTCCCCCTTTGGAAAAGGGGGGCAGGGGGGATTCATAATAAAAGCAAGGGGATATTTATTCTCCATCAAATCTCCCCCAACCCCTCTTTGCTAAAGAGGGGTGAAAAACTGCTCTACCCATAAATTTGTCGCACACCCGGGACGGGGATGCATTGACAAATTGTAAATGACTAATATATTGCAGGGCAAGATGCCTATTTGGATCTCTTAGGTCTTATTGTTTGATATTGCTTCTGGAGGAGGAAGAAAAAAATGAAAACGGAAAACAGGGGACGAAAAACCTTCGTCATGTTTCTCATTGCTTTTTTGATCGGTTTTTTTATCGTCTCGGCAGTTGAGGTGCTGCGCTCCTCATTTTTCAAGTCATCGCCGGTACCGGATGTGCAGGAGGCCTCTGCCGTTTCAATGGCTTCCCCTTCTCAGGCACCGCTATCGTTTGCCGATCTGGCGGAGAGACTTAAACCGTCCGTGGTAAACATCAGCACCACCAAGATAATCCGCGGGGGTGGGGTGCGATCGCCATTCGAAGGATCCCCCCTGGGACGATATTTTGGCGGCGATGATTTTTTTGAACGTTTTTTTGGCGACGTTCCCCAAAGAGAATTCAAGCAGAAAAGCCTCGGCTCCGGATTTATCATCAGCCATGACGGCTATATATTTACCAATAATCATGTCGTCGAACAGGCAGACAAGATTCTGGTAAAGCTGTCCAACGGCAAGGAGTATGATGC of Syntrophales bacterium contains these proteins:
- a CDS encoding YhbY family RNA-binding protein, giving the protein MVLVLIGKEGLTAGTTLAVDEALSLHELIKIKFNDFKESEQKIVLTNELAMRTNSSLVGMIGHTAALYRRQPAPEKRKIVLPVRTGRKQVRTPAGRDN
- a CDS encoding fumarylacetoacetate hydrolase family protein yields the protein MKIVRFLTENGDICLGSIDESRPGEALALEGDLFGNLEKTSKIKRISQLLSPLAPPNILAVGLNYGRHAEETKVSRPEIPVLFIKATTSVIGTGETIVLPAAGPDQVDYEAELAIVIGKKAKNVRREDALQYVLGYSCANDVSARDWQIEKQKRQWSRGKSFDTFCPLGPCIVTCDEIPTPNNLRLCSILNGKIMQDSNTADMIFDIPALISDLSQSLTLLPGTVILTGTPEGVGFARKPPVFLKDGDEIVIEIEKIGRLVNRVGTEA